The genomic window ATATGTAAAACTCTACCTACGGACATTAAATCCAAACCCTTTCCTCTAATTAATTTTTGACCCTTTCCTCTAATTAAATGTTGACAGTTTGCTTGTTTTACAATttctagacttttaaaaatgcaaatacatttgCTCTTATAATCAAAGGAGGTGGATCATGAAGGACATTGTGCTATGCTAAGAAATGTATGTATTCTTCCAAGGGCAATGGGGACTCATTAAAGAAGGATTTTAAATAGGAGAATGACATGATTATCTTGACAAGAATACGTACTAAGACCTCCATCAAAATAGGTGACCAGTTTTGACCTCTTATCAACCTTGTTTATCTGCCTTGTAGGGTTGTAAGGGGAAACTAAGTAGTATGGATAATACTTTTTTTGCAAGCCAAAGTTTCAAAATAACATAACTACATTTCTGAAAATTGTGTATCAAGGGGAAAAAGTTAACTTTTTCAGAAATGAGAAATAGCTTCGTTCAAGAAACAAGATAATGtatccattttgatttataaCCATACACTAGGTCTCTTGTTTTCTCATATCATCAAGGGTAAAGATACTCTATTTTGCTAGCTTTGTATTTCTGTCCATGCTAACTGTACAATCTTGTTACTCATTCATAGACTTCAACCCAGTGATCAGAATGTCTTTGCTCATGACCTACAACAAATTTCCATCTCAGAAGCACATGTCATTGAGGCTTTTGAGAGGAAGTTGGAGGAAATTGGTGGAGGCAATCAGTATGTGAAAGTTTGTTCttcaagcattttattttctagatgagAGGTCTTTTTGGCGGCTTGCCCTCTcaaaatgattcttttctttgGCCCTTATAAAATTTACTTCACCACTTAGGTTGTGTTAAGTCTCTGTGTACATTTCCTAGAATCATTTAGAAAAAGCAGGCGTGTGGTCTCCTGTTTTACATGCTGTGTTTAAGATATTGAATATTGTTGCCCCATCTGAATTATTTAATATGTACCCTGAAATAAAACCGATAAGATTTTGAAAACCTACAGATGTGTTTGCAGCTCTTCAGGAGCACACCTGACCCCTAGTGACTGAAGAAGGAAACATGAAGGTGAGAGGAACAAAGAGAGTTAAGGAATACAGAGTTCAAAGTCAGCTGATGCTTGTTGTTTACTCTCACCTTAGAAGTGgagaacatttttctcttttgaattgaTGAAAGGATGCTTTCATGACAGTGGCTACCGCTGTGGAATATCTGAAAGAGACTGCTGAGGGGAATAGAAATGTTGCTGCTCCCGGGAATCAGTGAAATGTCGACATCTCATATGGGCTCTCCCTGGTTTTCAAATGGTTTCTGCAGAGGGAGTTTTCATGACTGTAAATGTCAGTTTCTGTAACTGGGAGGGGCAGTGGTTATGTCCCTCTGAGAACGAAGTCCCTCACCTCATGCATAATCTGATCCTTCCAGGTGATCAGGGCTGTGCCCCAGTGTTCTGGGGAGTCTAGGTGAAGAAATCATCGTGTCAGGACTTGTCTAGACTTCTGCTGGATACCCAGTGAGTGGACGGTGCCTGGTGCCTGCGAAAATTGCCTCTTGGTTTTGCATTAGTGACCTCTGACCATGAGAAATCAAGTCTAGTTCAATTTGGAAATATCTGCATATTGTTTCAGATAAGCATTTCTcatttgtctgtcttctctctttagATAAAGAAGAAACAGCAGGATGTGGTTAGATTTCTGGAAGCCAACAAGATAGAGTTTGAGGAGGTGGATATCACAATGTCAGAAGAACAAAGACAATGGATGTACAAAAACATCCCCCCAGAAAAGAAGCCTGCTCAGGGCAATCCTCTGCCACCTCAGATATTTAATGGTGACCGATACTGTGGAGTAAGTAGCTGGATTGTTACCACACTATTTCTTTGCTTGATTGAAAACACAGTTAACCAGAGTGAAGTTAGGTTTTCTCAGTGAGGATTGTGCTTTCTTAACCCTGGGTCATTCAGGCCCACAGTCTAATAGAAGGGTATATGAGTCCAAGGTTGCAGACTGTGTGTGAATGTGAATACATGCATGTCTTAGTGTTCCTGTCTGTTTGGGGAAAGTGGTAAAgtggtgagaagggaaggggtgtgtgtgtgtgtgtgtgtgtgtgtgtgtgtgtgtgtgtgtgtgtttattgtgctctaaattttaaacatgtagattttttaggtttatttttgaaagagagagacagagtggcagggaaggggcaaagagagggagagagaggatcccaagcaggctttgcactgtcaatgcagagccatatgcagggctcgaactcatgaaccgtgagatcatgacttgagccaaaatcaagagtcgcacgcttaactgactgagccacacaggcgccccttgaagCATATTACTTGATTAATACATTTTGGGAGCAGAGTAGACGGGGTAATTATCCTTGAATCTTTATCCCTGTATGGTATAAAAAACTGTTAATAGCTGATTATAAaccagagtttctttttttttatgataatgaGCCAGATGGATCATTATGAACATCAAAAATACATTATTAGGTGCCTTTTTCCTGTATGTAGCATATGAGAAGATGAAGTCACTTTTGTCTGattatctcttttccttctcactgggttaagaaaaaaaaatgagaaatttctttCTAATGAGTAGTTAAGGTTTGGTTTTTGTTATACTCTCAGTATATACATAAGTATTTACTTTGGGACCTGTACTCCAGTTCTTTAAGGATGGcctggagaaggggaagggccaACAATGCTGAGGTGCTTACGGTGAAATAAATAGCTGGGTTGTATAAGAGTGGAGAAAAGGGACAATAGTGCTTATCATACCTTGAGATGAAACCATTCCCATGGACATAAGAGAGGAGATAAAGATTGTGCACAGAGTTCCTACATTCATGTCagaggagaatcccaaacatggCACTAGACTTAGATTTGAGTTCTAGTGCTTTATGTTGGCTTTGACACCtttgaaaagtcatttttctcttaaagaatcaattttctcatcttttttttttttttttttttgaaattttaatttgagagagagagattgagtaggtgagggggcagagaaagagtgagagagagaatccatgctgtcagcgcagaggctgacgtggggctcgatcccacgaatcgtaagatcatgacctgagccaaaattaagagttggatgctcaactgactgagccacccaggagtccctcagttttctcatcttgaaGCAAAGGATGATAATATCTCTTTTACTTCACATGATATTTGTGgctataaaatactttttaagtacATTATATAAGAATAAAGGTTACtatttttatggaattttttAGTATTGTGATCTCATATTTTATTAGGGGAAGTATGTGGTAACTGAGGGTGTATCCCATTCATGATTACAAGGCCTAGAAAATGTACTCTTGTACCTGCAAACCAAAATGAGGCATAGTTGAGAATGTGTGTGAACTGTACAGTTCAAAACAACGCAAAACTGTGAGTCAAATAGGGCTAGaaggcttaaaacaaaaatctcacaGCTTTATTTTCCTCAGTCTTCGCGGGTGTGAGAATTCCTTTATTGTGGTCTTGTAGGTGAGTGGTAATTTGGCTCATTACAGAATTTTAGGTTGGAAAGAATTTTGGTGGTTTTGCATCATTATCATCTGGTTTCTAGTGCTGCAGTTGAGAAGTCTGGTGACATTTTTCTTGATCATTTGTATGTTTTTGCCAGTTTCTTCTATGCAGATTTTTAATCTCTTATCATATGTGTATCCTATCATATGTGCTGAGGTGCTTACGGTGAAATAAATAGctgttttattatctatttttcatTCACAGCGCTGAGTGCTCAGTAGGTCCTTCTCCAAGAACTACatgattattaaatgtttttgtagcatttttttgaaaaaatttcccCTGCTTTTTCTCCTTGTTCTCGTTATCTGGAATACACACTAATTTAAATAGTGGACTTCTTACAGCgaatttctaatatatatatattttttattgtcctCTTTGTTTCTACTTCTGGGAGATTTCTTTAGCTTACCTCTGaattttttcattgaatttttatgtcatcttttttttttttttcccttccttacattctggttttctctttttaataatgcGCCTTTATGAGATGAATACCAGATCTTAGCTCAGTGAGATATTAAATATGATTTCTTTGCAGTCTTTTCTTACCAGTACTGTCCCTGTCCTACTAATTCCcttgttttcactttattttggtcttttctctCAAGTGTGGTAGGCTTTCCTCAGATCTCTGGTGATCTtggtcttttgtttatttaagagGTGAGGCACTAGAAAGCTAGTTAGAAGCTGCAGGTGTCCTTATATACCCATGTGGGCttgtttctcccttcccccacttccctgTAGGGATGACTGGGTAGCCTGTTAGCATTCTCATTGCAGATACTGATAATAAAATCTGTGGGTCTTTTCTCAGATGATAGATTAGCTTTTCCAGAGAATGGCCCTTCAGTCTCTTGTTTTGGGGATATCAGCCTGGCTACTGGAGTTCTGGACCTGTAGGTGAGACACTGGaggctctccctctctgccatgcACAGTTTCTCTTCATATCCCTGTTGAAACCCCACTGTCTTCCATTCTGGCGTTTCTAAGTTTGTTGCTTCCAGAAGCCATGTTTATTAAGGTTGGACCTTCTAGCTCCTTTGGGGGAGAGTGAGGCACCCTGGAATCTAACTGCTGCTTATGTAGACTTTCAAACCATCTCCCTGTTTTCTTGTCTTTGCCCACTCACCCCACCCTCACAGTAGCTGATGCCTCCAGCTCCTGATGTCTTTGGGGCCCTGCAGCTTGTGTCTTGTTGATGCTGCTTTGCAAACACTGAGGTTTGACCCATCTTCTGCTCTCTGATGcccctcactgtctctctccccacttcctgcGTATGTTGTGGTTCAGAGCTATAAGAtgtctcctgttttattttttaaaaattgtgtttctggtttttaaaaaaaaactcttgttgatttttcaagataaaggaaaagacatCTTTGCTCTATCATTGTGAAAGTAGAAGTCTTGAGAGCCCTTTGGATAGaggaatgtatgaatgaataaaagactGTAGTGTGAAGTAAAGTTAATTGCTTATCCTTGCCTTCACTTCTCTACGACTTTCTAAATCTCTGTGTATCTTTGCTCTACAGAGTCTATGGAAATTTTTTCAGATAGACTGTCTGGGAGCCGACTAGAGGCTTACACATTGATTAAACTGTGCTGGATAAATGGCATCTTCTCTGCTTGAGCACTGTTAGTCCTATGGTGACAGTGACAGCAACGCCAATCCACGCTCTGTCTTTATAGTCTCTTCTAGCAGGAGTTTTGAAGACAGTGTCTGCTCTTATCACGGTCAAGTAAATTCGACTTTGACAAAAGCAAAAGCATTAGAGAATAACTAACCATGGTCACATTCATCCtacctgcccctgtgcaccttgctttACCCAGTGATAGTTTATGAGTGGTCTGATCTGGTTGGATAACTCGTGGAAACCTGCCGCATTGCAAGTGACAGGATCCAATGAGCATGAAGATTCTCCTATTTCCTGGAATTGGCTGGAAACTTACTACTTTGTAGTATTTTAAACTGGGTGAGCTAGGCATGTGAGACATAAACATTTGCTAAGCTACTTGGTAATCGGTGTAggtaatttccttttctctgccctttaGTATTTGAATATCCGTCTGTTGTAAGAATTCCCCACTGAATGGAAGCTCGTGGGCATGCCCAGTCAGTTCTTCCCACCCCAGAATTTGAACATTGAGGGTATAATGTAGAAACACAGGATCAGTTGGACAGGAGTCTTAGGGTCAGGAATAGCCATGGCTGGTGTGCTAATGGGGCCAACCCTGGGGTGTGGCCTGGGTGTGTTCTTGGCTACCCAGACATAGAAATTCTTCTTATAAACTGGTTCTCCAGCTTTAATGTGGGTTTAGAACTTCCCACTGTACTGCCATAAATTCTTTTCCTGTTAAGTTGCTAATGTCCATTTCGGTTGTTTGTGGTCAGGAATCCAAATTGCACAGACTGGTTGTTCTTGCTATTTTCTGGGAGTAGCCATACCATGAGCAAGAGTCTTCTCTGGAAATGGGTAACCTAAAGGTAAACATCCTAGCACCTAGACTTTTCTGATGGGCTTTAGTATCTGATTTGGATTTTGGAAAGCTCAGGTCCTCATGTCTAGGGTTTAaactttgttctctctctgtggaACTTGCCTGTGTGGAGTGCACCAGAAATGAAATACACACATCTGCACGGAAGGAAAATGTTTACTACccgttcatttcttttcttccttcctattcagaaaaaaaaaaaaaaaaagttttggatttttaaaatatatttttattttattttttattaataacatttattgtgGAAAAACATATATTGTAATACTTAGTGTCttacttttaagtgtacagtttagtagtgttaaatatattcattgttgtaaaacagatatccagaactttttcatcttgcagaactgaaactttatacccattaaataactcctgtgtgtcccctcccccccagatcTTGATAACAATCATTCTGCTTTCtatctgtgaatttgactacatTAGATACctcacagaagtgaaatcatacaggggtgccaggatggctcagtaggttaagcatccgactttggctcaggtcatgatctcaagattcatgacctcaagccccgcgttgggctctgtgctgacagctcagagactggagcctgctttggattctgtgtctccctctctctctgaccatcctccactcatgctttgtctctttctcaaaaataaacattaaaaaaaaatttttttataataaaaaagaaatgaaatcatgcaatgtttgtccttttgtgactagtcacttcacttagcataatgttttcaaggttcatccatgttgtatgtCTTAGTCCATTAAGGCTGCTATATACAGATTGGGTATCTTGcaaataagaaatgtatttctcatggttctggaagctGC from Neofelis nebulosa isolate mNeoNeb1 chromosome 6, mNeoNeb1.pri, whole genome shotgun sequence includes these protein-coding regions:
- the SH3BGRL2 gene encoding SH3 domain-binding glutamic acid-rich-like protein 2 produces the protein MVIRVFIASSSGFVAIKKKQQDVVRFLEANKIEFEEVDITMSEEQRQWMYKNIPPEKKPAQGNPLPPQIFNGDRYCGDYDSFFESKESNTVYSFLGLKSRLASKTES